From one Conexibacter woesei Iso977N genomic stretch:
- a CDS encoding septal ring lytic transglycosylase RlpA family protein, with translation MLPAAALADDAGASATPAAAPSPGGMVFADPDAPTVFADGSTLTAPAGELVGDVVSVSGVVAGTKPGDAVVVQRADLVAGWMTMANAVVGADGHYSASFKADRAVKTTLRAVPASSAASAASRAVVVAATGSAAPEGRALTLYRRARVTWYGPGFYGKKTACGVRLKKATLGVANKTLPCGTMVDLYNNGQTVTVPVIDRGPFKKGTSYDLTSATAAAIGVVATQTIGAVRSAPVTAASTAAAKK, from the coding sequence ATGCTTCCCGCCGCGGCGCTCGCCGACGACGCGGGTGCCTCCGCCACGCCCGCGGCCGCTCCGTCGCCGGGCGGGATGGTGTTCGCCGACCCCGACGCGCCGACGGTCTTCGCCGACGGCTCGACGCTGACCGCGCCCGCGGGCGAGCTGGTCGGCGACGTCGTGAGCGTGTCCGGCGTCGTGGCCGGGACGAAGCCGGGCGACGCCGTCGTCGTGCAGCGCGCCGATCTCGTCGCCGGGTGGATGACGATGGCGAACGCCGTCGTCGGCGCCGACGGGCACTACAGCGCGTCGTTCAAGGCCGACCGTGCCGTGAAGACGACGCTGCGCGCCGTGCCGGCCTCGTCGGCCGCGTCCGCCGCGTCGCGTGCCGTCGTCGTGGCTGCGACCGGGTCCGCCGCGCCCGAGGGCCGCGCGCTGACGCTGTACCGCCGCGCGAGGGTCACCTGGTACGGGCCGGGCTTCTACGGCAAGAAGACCGCCTGCGGCGTGCGCCTGAAGAAGGCGACGCTCGGCGTGGCGAACAAGACGCTGCCGTGCGGGACGATGGTCGACCTGTACAACAACGGTCAGACCGTGACCGTCCCGGTGATCGACCGCGGCCCGTTCAAGAAGGGCACGTCCTACGACCTGACCTCCGCGACGGCCGCCGCCATCGGCGTCGTGGCGACGCAGACGATCGGCGCCGTCCGCTCTGCGCCCGTCACGGCGGCGAGCACCGCCGCAGCGAAGAAGTAA
- the glp gene encoding gephyrin-like molybdotransferase Glp encodes MTPLPSIDEARATLLAAVHPLDPVNLPVGDTLGLVLAEDVPAAHHVPAFANSAMDGYAVRSGQAGQKLRIAGESRAGAPYEGTVVDGEAIRISTGAALPAGADGVLQVELVDEDDANAAVVLREDVAPGRNVRDAGTDLRAGTRVLARGTRIGPAELGVAIGAGRQGLLVGPRPRLAVISTGDELVEPGTPLQNGQIHDSNGPMLAGLAARAGAEVVGRGHAVDDPEATRAVIAEALEVADVLVLAGGVSVGPHDHVKPALLELGVEELLWRVALRPGKPTWLGRRGRQLVFGLPGNPVSAYVTFLLFARPALNALQGADATVPRSSATLAVDVPRNEGRDELIRVRRRPDGTVEPTGPQGSHVLSSLLGAEALAIIPRGAGAVAAGTEVTLEPI; translated from the coding sequence GTGACCCCGCTTCCCTCGATCGACGAGGCCCGCGCGACGCTGCTGGCCGCCGTCCACCCGCTCGACCCCGTCAACCTGCCGGTCGGCGACACGCTCGGGCTCGTGCTCGCCGAGGACGTCCCGGCGGCCCACCACGTCCCGGCGTTCGCCAACTCCGCGATGGACGGCTACGCGGTCCGCAGCGGCCAGGCCGGGCAGAAGCTCCGGATCGCGGGCGAGTCGCGGGCGGGCGCGCCGTACGAGGGGACGGTCGTCGACGGCGAGGCGATCCGGATCTCGACCGGCGCCGCGCTGCCCGCGGGCGCCGATGGCGTCCTGCAGGTCGAGCTGGTCGACGAGGACGACGCGAACGCTGCGGTGGTCCTGCGCGAAGACGTCGCACCTGGACGCAACGTGCGCGACGCGGGCACCGACCTGCGGGCCGGGACGCGCGTGCTGGCGCGCGGGACCCGGATCGGCCCGGCGGAGCTGGGCGTCGCGATCGGCGCCGGGCGCCAGGGGCTGCTGGTGGGACCGCGGCCGCGGCTCGCGGTGATCTCGACGGGCGACGAGCTCGTCGAGCCCGGGACGCCGCTGCAGAACGGGCAGATCCACGACTCCAACGGGCCGATGCTCGCCGGGCTGGCGGCGCGCGCGGGGGCCGAGGTGGTCGGGCGCGGGCACGCGGTCGACGATCCGGAGGCGACGCGCGCGGTGATCGCCGAGGCGCTGGAGGTCGCCGACGTCCTGGTCCTGGCCGGCGGCGTGTCCGTCGGGCCGCACGACCACGTCAAGCCCGCGCTGCTGGAGCTCGGCGTCGAGGAGCTGCTGTGGCGCGTCGCGCTGCGTCCGGGCAAGCCGACGTGGCTGGGCCGCCGCGGGCGGCAGCTGGTCTTCGGGCTGCCCGGGAACCCGGTCAGCGCGTACGTGACGTTCCTGCTCTTCGCGCGCCCGGCGCTCAACGCGCTGCAGGGTGCCGACGCGACGGTCCCGCGCAGTTCCGCAACACTCGCGGTCGACGTCCCGCGCAACGAGGGCCGCGACGAGCTGATCCGCGTCCGCCGCCGCCCCGACGGGACCGTCGAGCCGACGGGCCCGCAGGGCTCCCACGTGCTGTCGTCGCTGCTCGGCGCCGAGGCGCTGGCGATCATTCCCCGCGGCGCGGGCGCCGTCGCCGCGGGGACCGAAGTGACGCTCGAGCCGATCTAG